From the bacterium genome, the window CAATCCGGATGGCCAGATCCGCATGACTGTCTGGGCGCCTGAATCAGTTGTTCGTGACAATGCTCCGGCTTCGCTGTTGATCCTGCTCGCCCCCGGCGAAGAGGACCAGTGGTTCTACTTTGAGCATGGTCTCCACAAGATCTGCAACGAGATGATTGCCAATGGCGAAATGGACCCGATGGTCATCGCCTGCGTGGCTAACGATCGTCTCTACGGCGGCTATTTCTACGGTAACAGCATCCCCGGCGGTCTGTATGACTATGTCCTTGGCGACGAACTGATCCAGACGCTTCGCTTCCGCTACCCCAGCCTGATCACCGATGCCAATCATCAGGCTATCGGCGGCGTTGGCCAAGGTGCATATGGCGCGTTCCGCGCGGCGATCCAGAATCCGGGAACGTTTACGTCGATCACCGCCATTGATGGTCCGCTTGACTTCGACGGCGCCAACGGCAACAGCGGCTTTATGACCCTGTTCAACGATGCGTTGTACGAGAATGGTCTGAATCTGACGACCGGTTACAGCCGCCTGGATACGGCTCGCCAGATCGATTCATCTTCGGCCAATCCGATCACTCGTATGTTTATTGGCGGCTCGGTCGCTTTCTCGCCGCATGATACCGGCCTGACTATTTCCGGCGCTCGTCATTTCGGCAATCTCGAGATCATCGAACGTGAGCAACTCGCCGACAGCACGACGCTGATCACGCATTTGTTGACCGGCCAGCGCCTGGGCGGACCGTTCCCGAAGACTGCGGCTCTGGAATTCAGCTTCCACCTGCCGTTCGACTCGATCTCCAAGACCCACGCGCCGACCTGGCGCCGGTGGTTGGCCAACAATCTGGATACACTCCTGGTCAAGCAGGGTGGCACCGCGCTTGACAACACCAGTATCTGGATCGCCTCGACTCCGGAAGCCCGCTACTCGTTCCACGAGCAGACCGTTTCGTTCGAGCGTTTCCTGACTGAAGATATGGATCTGGCGATCGACACCGTCAGCTATGAAGGCTATCCCGGAAATCCGGCGCATGACAACGAATACCTGTTCCACCTGCTTCGCCAGATGATACAGTATCACGCCGCTCATTTCCGCGCTGATATGTAGCTGAACCTTTTCAGAGACCTGATTGTTAAGACCCGGAGAAGATGATTCTCCGGGTTTTCTATTCGTGAGGTAAAACATGACCGAGAATTCCAGATACGACCTGTTATCGATCGGGGCACACCCGGACGATGTGGAGGTCGGCACCGGTGGCGTGCTGATCGACCTGCAGAAGCGGGGTTACAAGTGCGGCCTGGTGATCCTGACCCAGGGGGAGATGGGGACCGGAGGCACGGTTGAGATCAGGAAGCAGGAAGTCAAGGATGCTGCGGCTATTCTCGGAGCAGATATCGTCCAGACTTTCGACTGGGGAGATACCCGACTGGAAGACAGCTACGATAAGCGGCTGGAACTGGCCCGGATCATCCGGCAAACCCGCCCCAAGATCATCCTAGCTCCATACCCCCATGTCGGACATGGACGGCGTCAATCACACCCTGATCATGTCGCCAGCGGGGTTATCGCGCTTAATGCGGCCAACCTGGCGGCACTGAAGAAAGTCGACATCCCGGGCGAGCCACACCTCGTGACCAGGATCTTCCACTACTTCCTTCCGCCGGGAGTGACGCCCAATTTCGTGGTAAATATCACGCCGCATTTCGAGCAGTGGATCGCGGCCTTCTCCGCACATCGATCGCAGTTTCTTAATCCGGAAAAGTCGCGCGACTATATCGAAAACCTGACTGCCATGGCCAGATCATTTGGTCTACAGGCTCGCTGCAAATATGGCCAGGGGTTTTATGCGGTAGAGCCGGTGCTGGTCAGCGATATCATGACGCTCGCCGATGAACAGGCCGGATTGGTCTAGCCGGTCTCTGCCGTTCAAGATCCCGGAATCTTTATGCGGTAGGCTATACGGGATATGCCCGTGACCTCGCCGTTTCCTCCCGGCCCGAAATTCTACTGTGCATCGGCCCACAATCTCCTACATTATCTCTATCATTTCAGGCAAAGGACTGTGACGGCATGCGCAAGACGACAACTTCACGACAGACCGCAAAACCAGTACTCTCGACCCATGCATTGCTCAACCAGCTTGAGCGATTGCGCTCGGTCTTCGGAGCAACGGCCGCGTCCGAACGACTGCGGCTCATCCGGCAACTCGCCCGCCGACAGATCCTCAGTCCGGCTGACCTGATCCGCTACCACGACCTGCTCTGTGTCGTTCGGGCATATCCTGATGATCCAGCGATATTCCAGCTTGCCGAGAAAGAACTGAAGTCGTTTGGCCGTCGGGTCATCGATTACAAGCGATCCACTCGCGACAAAAAGGCAGGCAAACTCGATGACACCGGGATTGAAGGCTCGGTCACCTGTTACCAGTTTAACTACGATATCACGCGCTATCTGCTCGCTCATTATCCCAACTCCATTCGCATCAACTGGGAGCACAGTGCCGAAGACATCTGGAGTCGTTTGAGCAATCTCATTGGCCTGTTGGTCAGTTGGCAGGAGAATGACCCAATTGACAATGACGAAGAATTTGATATCGAGCAATTTTTCAGATCCTCCGGCGGAGACAAAAACGAACTGCAAACGCTGGTCAACCTCTTTGCTGGATCATCCCTGCCCCTCAAAGTGATCCGCGACCAGTGGGAGAGCCTTGGGTTGCTGATCGACTGGGATCTCACGCGCATGTCGTCTGCCCGAAATCTGCATCGAGTCGGTACTGCTCCCCGATTTTACCAGACCGAACCGCTCAGACCGCGCACGCGGGATCTCCGGCAGGAGATCGCGGCATCTCCATCACCGCTCCGCCATGTCACTCGACGTGAGGGAGAGCGTCTGCTATCCGACATCAATGAGGCACTGGGGATCCGGAATCGAGAGCTTTTCCCGCTGACGTTTGGGAGTCCGTCCGAGGTCTATGTCGTTCAGCCGGGAAGAGGATGTGGCATCGTTTTGTACGGTTCAATTCCCGAAGCACGCCTTCCGCTCGAATCCAATTTCGGCGCGCTATTGCTTCGAAATGGCATGCCCGTTGGCTATGGGGTCGCGGCACTTCTGTTCGATCGCGCCGAGATCGCTATCAATATCTTTCCGACCTACCGTGGCGGTGAGTCGCCATACTTCTTCGAGCAGTTCTTCCGGATCTTCTGCCATCATTTCGGCTCACGCACCTTTGTGGTTCGCGCGCGACAGATGGGGTATGGCGAGGATGAAGCGCTCCTCTCCGGAGCTTTCTGGTTCTACTATAAAATGGGGTTCCGCGCGGTCGACAAGCGGATTCGCAAGCTGTCCGATGAGTTGGCCCAGCGGATGTTGCGCAATCCCGCATTCCGTGTTCCTACCTCGACTATGCGTAAGCTTTCCATGACCGATGTATTTCAGACGGTCGATCCGTCGGGTATGAAGGAATACCGCGAACTTTCCATTATTAAGCTCGGCTACCGTGTGACTGAATCATATGGAAAACTATACGATGGTGACCGGTCGCGGGGCATTGAGTCAGCCGTCGCTTCTGTCGGCCGAAAGCTCGGCATTCAGCATACTGCTCGATGGTCCGATGGGGAGAAACTCGCGTTGAGCCGGTTGGCTCCACTAATTGACCTGATACCTGATCTTTCGCGCTGGAGCAGATCGGACAAGCAATTGACGATCGATCTTATTCGCGCCAAGGGGGGAACCGCGGAACGAGAGTACGTGACGCTGATGAACCGTCACCCACGGTTCAAAGCCGCGTTGGAGAAATTGATCGGTTAGCGACGATCAGCCCTGGAAGTCGCTCGTTTTGTGTGTGCCGTCGCAGAATGGTTTTTTCGCTGAAAGGCCGCAGCGGCAGAGCGAGAAGGCACCCTCTTTCACGACGACCGAGCCATCGGGAAGCGTTATCTCCGCCTGAAGACACTCGATCTTGGCCGAGCCGTTCTGGTTGATTCTGATCTTAATATTGCCGAGTTCCATAGATCTGTTGCCTCTTGTGATTGGTCAATCGATGCCGGCCAGTTCGCGCATCCGTTGTAAGTCGAGTATCCTGATCTCCGCGCCTTCCATCACGATCATCTTCTCCCGGACCAGCCTGGCAAAGGAGCGGGAAAGAGTTTCGGGGATCGTCCCCAACTGCGCCGCCAGTACCCCCTTTTTCTCTTCAAGCTGAATTGTCACCGGCCCGTTCGGCGAACCATCCACCTGATCCGCCAGATAGTGCGCCAATCGAGTGGTAACATCGGTCAAAGAGAGCTCTTCGACCAGCGAGGTCATTTTGCGCAGCAGTCCGGCCAGCCTCGCGATCAGGTTAACCGCTATATCCGGATTATGTTCTATCAGCGCGACAAACCGTTCCCGGCTGATGACGATCAGCACGGAATCCTCGAGCGCCTGAGCCGAGGCCGGGAATCGTCCGCCGGAAAAAAGCGCCGCCTCCGCAAACGAATCACCCGGATTGGCGATCAACAGGATCTGCTCTTTACCCTCGGGAGACATTTTGAAGACCTTCACTTTGCCGGTGGCGACAATAAAAAACGCGTACGCGACATCCCCTTGATAGAAGATCAGTTCGTTTTTGGCGCTATTTTTGAGCGAGGCTGCCGCGCCGATCTCTTCAAGCGAACGGTCATCAAGCTGGGCGAACAACTGGGATTGTCTGAGGTATTGGCGCATGCCGGAAGATAGCAGGTTGACGCGGGGAATCAAGTGGCCGCGAAGTTCTCACGCCTGATTTACTTGAGCAGCAGCATCTTCCGCGATTCCGACCGATCTTCGGTCTGCAGGCGATAGAGATAGACACCGGTAGCACAAGATTCTCCCGAGTCGTCTGTGCCATCCCACGTAACCCGATGCTCACCGGCGCTGGTTCTCCCGTCAACCAGCGTTTTCACTCCCTGACCGAGGAGATTATGGACGGTGAGCGTCACATCAGCCGCCCGTTCAAGCGAGAAGCATATCTCCGTCGACGCATTAAACGGGTTGGGGTAGTTTTGGGAGAGGGTGAAAGCGGATGGGAGAGGCGGCAGGTCGTCATCAACATCAGTCATGATGTCCAACACATAATAATATGTGCTGTCGCCTGCACCCCCGAAAACGGAAAACCCGGATTGACGATCAGGTAGAATGAGAAAATCCCGGGGCACCAGCGGTCCGTAGAAATAGAGTGAGTCAAACTTCTCACCGGTATCGGCATGCCAGATCAGGATGACCCGCGGAATGCTTGGGCGTTGAAGGAGCAGTAAGTCTGGGCCTTCCCAGAAGCAGAGAGGGGTGAAAGTGACCTGTCCGTTCATCGGCTGCTTTCGCCAGATCTCCTGTGGTCTGCCAGAAGCAAACGAATACGCGGCGACAAAATTGTCGCCACTTATTGCCTCATTATCAAGACCTCTGTGATACCCTGCTACGACTACTTCCTCCCCATCGCGCGAATCGTCCAGATCGCCGCTCAGCGCCCCGGAGACGATACTAGTGTCGAAATACCTCTCATATATAGCACTGTCAGCAGCGTCCCAAAGGATTACCGAGTTTCTGACATAATACCAGGACCGGCAGTCCCAAGGGTCACAGTAGGAACCAACTCCTGTCGAAGCTATTATTCCAAATGTCTCTCGGCCAGGGCGAGGCAGAAACTCCCCCTGCAAATGGTATTTATTCGACCCCTTGGAGAATACCTGGCTTAGATCAAGCGATGTGACCATAGAATGCGACTTGGTCATATCCTCATATCCCTGTGTAGCGTCATACCAACTGTACGTGCAATACCACTCGAGAACTACAGAAACTGGAGCCAGTGCGTTACTGCTGTCCAAATGAATGCTCAGATATTCCATTTCAAAGAAGTCCGACCAATACTCAGGATGGTTGACATACTGAACGGGAATATCATTCTGTACTATGGTATCATTGGCCAATACAAAACGACCAATGCGCAGATTGTACACCGTATAGTATGCGGCATAGACTATCAGAGAGTCACCGCTGAAATAGTAGGTAATATCGTACGGTTCGCCGGGGAGCTGTATTATCCTCGAGAGCGAAGGACTATCAAATCGCTCTATACGTAGCGCTTGGGTGCTCGCGTCACACGCGACAAATCCAGTTGCCACACCCCGTGTGTCGATGAACGGCTTGAAGTGGGTCAGGCGGCCGGCGTTTGGAACATAGTTCGTCTGGACAAGTCTTAGCTCGGTAGCCTGGATGACGCCGACAAGCAGAATTGAGATTACAATACCATAGAATGACGAAGAGAATCTGATTTGGTTAATCATTTGAGCATCACCATTTTGCGCGCCTGCGTCGTGTTTTCATTTTGCAGCAGGTAGAGATAAATGCCAGTGGCGCAGAGGTTACTCGAGTTATCTCTTCCGTCCCATGTCACTCGATGTTCACCAGCAGTGGTTTTTTCATCGAGGAGCGTTTTCACCTCTTGTCCGAGAAGATTATAAACAGTCAGGCGAACATCGCCGGTTCTCGCCAGCGAGAAGCTGATCTCGGTCGTGGCGTTAAACGGGTTTGGGTAGTTTTGGGAAAGGGTGAAAGCGGATGGAGTCAGCGGTTCATCAGAAGGCACGTCAACAATCGCATCGAACTCCAGCACCATCACCGAGTCGCCGACCAGCACCGCCGCATGGAGCGGCGAGTCACTCCAATAACCAAATGCCTTCTTGATCGATGGATGACTCAAAATGACCGTGGAGTCAAAGATGTCGCCGTTCGACGCATTAACAAAAAGCAACGTACTATCGCCGCGCCAGGCCATTAAAACACTGGCCCGTTCGAAAATGTAGTCCGGCTGAATGCCGGAGATCGGTCGGTGCCATACCTCGACAGGTGAACCCGAGGAGAAGTTGTAACAACTCAAATTCCATTCGGCAGGGGGATGGGCTCCATCCAGACCGGAGTTGACTCCATAGTAGATAACTTCGTCATAGGAATATTGACTGGTCGCATCGAGAACCGCCAACCACTGGTCGCCGTAAGTAAAGACAACCTGAAAGACAGTCTGTCCGATTGAATCGAGTAACTGCATGGATGAAAACTTGTAGTAGCCGGAACTGAACGGCTCGTTAAAGTTCAGATAGTGCATGCCAAAGCCGGCGAACTGCCGATTTGGCGAGGCGCTAAGCGTGGCGGGTTCCATGAATGGAAAAGAAAAGTGTTCTAGCAGGTCCAGAGAGTTGAGGTCGACAAACAGGTTTATCGACATGTCTTCCTCCCACCATTCGGCACCCCCGGAACTGAAGTTATAGTATGTCATATGTTTTTCAACGATCAGTCTGATCGGCCTGCCCTGTTCGTCCTTTTCAAATCGAACCACCTGGCGATGCGGCTGTCGGCCGCGACAGTTCCACATGACCGGAA encodes:
- a CDS encoding T9SS type A sorting domain-containing protein, producing the protein MINQIRFSSSFYGIVISILLVGVIQATELRLVQTNYVPNAGRLTHFKPFIDTRGVATGFVACDASTQALRIERFDSPSLSRIIQLPGEPYDITYYFSGDSLIVYAAYYTVYNLRIGRFVLANDTIVQNDIPVQYVNHPEYWSDFFEMEYLSIHLDSSNALAPVSVVLEWYCTYSWYDATQGYEDMTKSHSMVTSLDLSQVFSKGSNKYHLQGEFLPRPGRETFGIIASTGVGSYCDPWDCRSWYYVRNSVILWDAADSAIYERYFDTSIVSGALSGDLDDSRDGEEVVVAGYHRGLDNEAISGDNFVAAYSFASGRPQEIWRKQPMNGQVTFTPLCFWEGPDLLLLQRPSIPRVILIWHADTGEKFDSLYFYGPLVPRDFLILPDRQSGFSVFGGAGDSTYYYVLDIMTDVDDDLPPLPSAFTLSQNYPNPFNASTEICFSLERAADVTLTVHNLLGQGVKTLVDGRTSAGEHRVTWDGTDDSGESCATGVYLYRLQTEDRSESRKMLLLK
- a CDS encoding T9SS type A sorting domain-containing protein; amino-acid sequence: MIVLYTLLVSVLCLPVVSFATEYRVLHSDWIPEANYVQAIDPILSPSEEMLGVVCLKFDRLEILLYDRDTLITIIFNPDPYISEFPASMANLVRGDTIVFYIDYDIGFYDSDSTILEKVTLVGNSVSFDTASYTIPVMWNCRGRQPHRQVVRFEKDEQGRPIRLIVEKHMTYYNFSSGGAEWWEEDMSINLFVDLNSLDLLEHFSFPFMEPATLSASPNRQFAGFGMHYLNFNEPFSSGYYKFSSMQLLDSIGQTVFQVVFTYGDQWLAVLDATSQYSYDEVIYYGVNSGLDGAHPPAEWNLSCYNFSSGSPVEVWHRPISGIQPDYIFERASVLMAWRGDSTLLFVNASNGDIFDSTVILSHPSIKKAFGYWSDSPLHAAVLVGDSVMVLEFDAIVDVPSDEPLTPSAFTLSQNYPNPFNATTEISFSLARTGDVRLTVYNLLGQEVKTLLDEKTTAGEHRVTWDGRDNSSNLCATGIYLYLLQNENTTQARKMVMLK
- a CDS encoding CDGSH iron-sulfur domain-containing protein, producing the protein MELGNIKIRINQNGSAKIECLQAEITLPDGSVVVKEGAFSLCRCGLSAKKPFCDGTHKTSDFQG
- a CDS encoding PIG-L family deacetylase translates to MTENSRYDLLSIGAHPDDVEVGTGGVLIDLQKRGYKCGLVILTQGEMGTGGTVEIRKQEVKDAAAILGADIVQTFDWGDTRLEDSYDKRLELARIIRQTRPKIILAPYPHVGHGRRQSHPDHVASGVIALNAANLAALKKVDIPGEPHLVTRIFHYFLPPGVTPNFVVNITPHFEQWIAAFSAHRSQFLNPEKSRDYIENLTAMARSFGLQARCKYGQGFYAVEPVLVSDIMTLADEQAGLV
- a CDS encoding Crp/Fnr family transcriptional regulator is translated as MRQYLRQSQLFAQLDDRSLEEIGAAASLKNSAKNELIFYQGDVAYAFFIVATGKVKVFKMSPEGKEQILLIANPGDSFAEAALFSGGRFPASAQALEDSVLIVISRERFVALIEHNPDIAVNLIARLAGLLRKMTSLVEELSLTDVTTRLAHYLADQVDGSPNGPVTIQLEEKKGVLAAQLGTIPETLSRSFARLVREKMIVMEGAEIRILDLQRMRELAGID